One genomic segment of Deltaproteobacteria bacterium includes these proteins:
- the nadC gene encoding carboxylating nicotinate-nucleotide diphosphorylase: protein MPRSGPQGRPELDPGRPDDAVGRLIALALEEDVGPGDRTAEACVPAAARGSALIFAKETLVVSGVSAAARVFRALDPTCELEALRGEGDAAAAGDGVLRVRGSLRAVLTGERTALNLLMRLCGIATLTRRYAQALAGTKTRLLDTRKTTPGMRMLEKAAVRAGGGLNHRGALFDGILVKDNHAAAAGGIGEAVRRARAHAHPLLKVEAEVSTLAQIDEALQAGADMLLLDNLGDDDLRRAVQHVRGRVPLEASGGMTLDRLPRVAAAGVDYVSVGALTHSAPAVDLSLMVEGA, encoded by the coding sequence ATGCCGCGTTCCGGCCCGCAGGGCAGGCCGGAGCTCGATCCGGGACGTCCCGACGACGCCGTCGGGCGGCTGATCGCGCTTGCGCTCGAGGAGGACGTGGGCCCCGGCGACCGCACCGCCGAGGCCTGCGTCCCCGCAGCCGCCCGCGGAAGCGCGCTGATCTTCGCCAAGGAGACGCTGGTAGTGTCCGGCGTCTCCGCCGCCGCGCGAGTCTTCCGCGCGCTCGATCCGACGTGCGAGCTGGAGGCGCTGAGAGGGGAAGGCGACGCGGCCGCTGCCGGCGATGGCGTCCTGCGCGTCCGCGGTTCGCTTCGTGCCGTCCTCACCGGCGAGCGCACCGCGCTGAATCTGCTGATGAGGCTCTGCGGCATCGCGACGCTCACCCGGCGCTACGCGCAGGCGCTGGCGGGAACGAAGACGCGGCTGCTCGATACGCGCAAGACGACTCCGGGAATGCGCATGTTGGAGAAGGCTGCCGTCCGCGCGGGCGGGGGCCTGAACCACCGCGGCGCCCTGTTCGACGGCATCCTGGTGAAGGACAACCACGCCGCCGCCGCCGGCGGAATCGGGGAGGCGGTCCGGCGGGCCCGCGCCCATGCGCACCCGCTGCTCAAGGTCGAAGCGGAGGTCAGCACGCTGGCGCAGATCGACGAGGCGCTGCAAGCCGGCGCCGACATGCTTCTGCTCGACAACCTCGGCGACGACGACCTGCGCCGAGCCGTCCAGCATGTCCGCGGACGTGTGCCGCTGGAGGCAAGCGGGGGGATGACGCTCGATCGGCTCCCGCGCGTGGCCGCCGCCGGGGTAGACTACGTATCCGTGGGCGCCCTGACGCACTCCGCTCCTGCGGTCGACCTCAGCCTGATGGTGGAGGGCGCTTGA
- a CDS encoding sigma-70 family RNA polymerase sigma factor has protein sequence MLDFKHTDRTRREFEGLSLEHLDALYSAGLRLTKNERDAEDLVQDTFLRAFRFFDKFERGTNMKAWLFKILTNTFINKYRRRVKERTVVEGAAREAGNERFVTREPTESSADPEQYFFDKLLSDDVIRSIDQLPIDFRLVVILADLQEFSYKEIAEILDCPVGTVMSRLYRGRKLLQKNLLGYAVASGVVQGKQALEISVAVEEEEALEVLEFKRRA, from the coding sequence ATGCTGGACTTCAAGCACACCGACAGGACGCGGCGGGAGTTCGAAGGTCTCTCCCTCGAGCACCTCGACGCGCTCTACTCCGCCGGGCTGCGCCTGACGAAGAACGAGCGCGACGCCGAGGACCTGGTGCAGGACACGTTCCTGCGCGCGTTCCGCTTCTTCGACAAGTTCGAGCGCGGCACGAACATGAAGGCGTGGCTCTTCAAGATCCTCACCAACACTTTCATCAACAAGTATCGCCGGCGGGTGAAGGAGCGCACGGTCGTCGAGGGCGCCGCCCGCGAGGCGGGGAACGAGCGTTTCGTCACCCGCGAGCCGACCGAGAGCTCCGCAGACCCCGAGCAGTACTTCTTCGACAAGCTGCTCTCGGACGACGTGATCCGCAGCATCGACCAGCTTCCCATCGACTTCCGCCTGGTGGTGATCCTCGCCGACCTGCAGGAGTTCTCCTACAAGGAGATCGCCGAGATCCTCGACTGCCCGGTGGGAACGGTGATGAGCCGCCTCTACCGCGGCCGGAAACTGCTGCAGAAGAACCTGCTCGGATACGCCGTCGCTTCCGGCGTGGTGCAGGGCAAGCAGGCGCTGGAGATCAGCGTTGCCGTCGAGGAAGAGGAAGCGCTGGAAGTGCTCGAGTTCAAGAGGCGCGCTTGA
- a CDS encoding biotin--[acetyl-CoA-carboxylase] ligase, with amino-acid sequence MPASLAPASEGHWTDVRQDAIVLGLLLECADDFVSGGVLCDKLDVPRAELLKRIDSLRARGYVIHTRGGVGYRLVEVPDHPGEAQIGPLLASGELGRRIHHFEEVDSTNDEALRLADAGALHGEVVIGDFQKHGRGRRGRAWVAPRGKAATFSVILRPAIGPTRAPEITLAAAVAVAEAARELGAQSARIKWPNDIECKGRKIAGLLTELRAETDRIRHAVLGVGFNVTLQMHDFPEELRPVATSLLLESGERQPRPLVCARLLEHLEEWLSLHETEGFGPVADRWRELSSTLGRKVRITGDERPIEGDAVDLADDGALLVRAARGALVRVVAGDVEHCETL; translated from the coding sequence ATGCCCGCTTCCCTCGCACCGGCTAGCGAGGGGCATTGGACCGATGTGCGGCAGGATGCCATCGTCCTCGGGCTGCTCCTCGAGTGCGCCGACGACTTCGTCTCGGGCGGAGTCCTCTGCGACAAGCTCGACGTTCCCCGCGCCGAGCTGCTCAAGCGCATCGATTCGCTGCGCGCCCGCGGATACGTCATCCATACCCGCGGCGGCGTCGGGTACCGGCTGGTCGAAGTGCCGGATCACCCCGGCGAGGCACAGATCGGACCTCTGCTCGCGAGCGGCGAGCTCGGCCGGCGGATCCACCACTTCGAGGAAGTGGACTCGACGAACGACGAGGCGCTCCGCCTCGCCGATGCTGGCGCCCTGCACGGCGAGGTCGTGATCGGTGACTTCCAGAAGCACGGCCGTGGCCGGCGCGGCAGGGCCTGGGTAGCGCCGCGCGGGAAGGCGGCGACGTTCTCGGTGATCCTCCGCCCAGCGATCGGACCCACGCGCGCCCCGGAGATCACGCTCGCCGCGGCCGTCGCCGTTGCCGAGGCGGCGCGAGAGCTGGGGGCCCAGAGCGCGCGCATCAAGTGGCCGAACGACATCGAATGCAAGGGCCGCAAGATCGCGGGCCTGCTCACCGAGCTGCGCGCGGAGACCGACCGCATCCGCCACGCCGTGCTCGGGGTGGGCTTCAACGTCACGCTGCAGATGCACGACTTTCCCGAGGAGCTGCGGCCGGTCGCCACCAGCCTGCTGCTCGAGAGCGGGGAGCGGCAGCCGCGCCCGCTCGTGTGCGCGCGCCTCCTCGAGCACCTCGAGGAGTGGCTCAGCCTGCACGAAACCGAGGGCTTCGGCCCGGTGGCCGATCGCTGGCGCGAGCTCTCCAGCACGCTCGGCCGCAAGGTGCGCATCACCGGCGACGAGCGGCCGATCGAAGGGGACGCGGTGGACCTGGCGGACGACGGAGCGCTGCTCGTACGCGCGGCCCGCGGGGCCCTTGTGCGCGTCGTGGCGGGCGACGTGGAGCACTGCGAGACTCTGTAG
- a CDS encoding glycerol-3-phosphate acyltransferase: MADSAPGTQVVSAPRAMTPRRSGRYGPFARWLLRKLFGPVPFPADAVAPLQKLAQEATLVYVLRSSSLLHLLFFNWRFSSLGLPLARAATGLGYRIFAPFARWYLGGTQVRANEGGEIANVSEAVRRGEAAMVFLRAPRTLPSAVTTLPDPFPTLIELQRNQSRPIALVPLTFLWRKRPKKLGGSWRDALFGEPEAPGAIRTFLGYLLNRRNGYVTVGETVSLADVNAMNAGAEPARVARRVRGWLHQHLARETRVVTGPPLKTADRVIDETLRDLLLRRALAEIARERGRSDESVEREARKDLREIAARYKPLVVDILKRLLDFVFHRIYDGVDVDEEGMKRLVEASKKGPLILCPCHKSHIDYMILSMICDDYGLQPPHVAAGDNLNFWPVGRLLRAGGAFFIRRSFRGDRIYSATMGAYVKRLLQDGFTQEFFIEGGRSRTGKLLPPKFGMLTLEVDAWLTGVKSDAWFAPISLSYERIVEARSYQHELLGGEKQKEDAKALLSATKVLRRRYGRITIRPGEPISLAQLFRERGVDPKTVTADEKKKLVQQLGLRIAAGINAAAPLAPTGLAAAVLLSHDRRALSETEILDRAEFLHTAALDAGAHGSSDSIRDVVRNAVESLCADGTLVPHEAGGERFYAVPEERRIALDYHKNGILHFLVAPAILSAALRSFRGQAAPHADLLRRAREASRLVKYEFIFPPGKSLESTVDETFALLLRWGLVERAGDAVQPAARGLRMLSLLAELLRPFGEAAWVAADGLKLLLGGPLPGREWMRQTLDRGRAAYLAGRILRLEALTKPTLENALQMLRDRGAVVGAKIQLTPDWASKEKIAALADEVDLFLR; the protein is encoded by the coding sequence ATGGCGGACTCGGCGCCCGGCACGCAGGTCGTTTCCGCGCCCCGCGCCATGACGCCACGGCGGAGCGGGCGCTACGGCCCCTTCGCCCGCTGGCTGCTGCGGAAGCTGTTCGGTCCGGTTCCCTTTCCCGCGGACGCCGTCGCGCCGCTGCAGAAGCTCGCCCAGGAGGCGACGCTCGTCTACGTCCTGCGCTCGAGCTCGCTGCTCCATCTGCTCTTCTTCAACTGGAGATTTTCCAGCCTGGGGCTTCCCCTCGCGCGGGCCGCGACCGGGCTCGGCTACCGGATCTTCGCCCCGTTCGCCCGCTGGTACCTCGGCGGAACCCAGGTGCGGGCCAACGAGGGAGGCGAGATCGCGAACGTCTCCGAGGCGGTGCGCCGCGGCGAAGCCGCCATGGTCTTCCTGCGCGCGCCGCGGACGCTTCCCTCGGCGGTGACCACGCTGCCGGATCCGTTCCCGACGCTGATCGAGCTGCAGCGCAACCAGTCGCGTCCCATCGCGCTGGTGCCGCTCACCTTCCTCTGGCGAAAACGGCCGAAGAAGCTGGGTGGGTCGTGGCGCGATGCGCTCTTCGGCGAACCGGAGGCGCCGGGCGCCATCCGCACGTTCCTCGGTTACCTCCTCAATCGGCGGAACGGCTACGTGACGGTCGGCGAGACGGTGTCGCTCGCCGACGTGAATGCGATGAACGCCGGGGCAGAACCGGCCCGGGTGGCGCGGCGGGTGCGCGGTTGGCTCCACCAGCACCTGGCGCGCGAGACGCGGGTGGTGACCGGACCACCGCTCAAGACCGCGGATCGGGTGATCGACGAGACGCTGCGCGACCTTTTGCTGCGGCGCGCGCTCGCCGAGATCGCGCGCGAGCGCGGCCGCTCGGACGAGAGCGTGGAGCGCGAGGCGCGCAAGGACCTGCGCGAGATCGCCGCGCGGTACAAGCCGCTCGTCGTCGACATTCTCAAGCGCCTGCTCGACTTCGTCTTCCACCGCATCTACGACGGCGTCGACGTCGACGAAGAGGGCATGAAGCGGCTGGTCGAGGCGAGCAAGAAGGGGCCGCTGATCCTCTGTCCGTGCCACAAATCGCACATCGACTACATGATCCTGTCGATGATCTGCGACGACTACGGCCTGCAGCCGCCTCACGTCGCCGCGGGCGACAACCTGAACTTCTGGCCGGTGGGGAGGCTCCTGCGCGCGGGCGGCGCATTCTTCATCCGCCGCAGCTTCCGGGGAGACCGCATCTACTCCGCCACCATGGGCGCCTACGTGAAGCGGCTGCTGCAGGACGGCTTCACGCAGGAGTTCTTCATCGAGGGAGGACGGTCCCGCACGGGCAAGCTGCTGCCGCCGAAGTTCGGAATGCTCACGCTGGAGGTGGATGCCTGGCTCACCGGCGTGAAGTCGGATGCCTGGTTCGCCCCGATCAGCCTGTCGTACGAGCGGATCGTCGAAGCGCGCAGCTACCAGCACGAGCTGCTGGGCGGCGAGAAGCAGAAGGAGGACGCGAAGGCCCTTCTCTCGGCGACGAAGGTGCTGCGCCGCCGATACGGACGGATCACCATCCGTCCGGGAGAGCCGATTTCGCTCGCCCAGCTCTTCCGCGAGCGCGGCGTCGATCCGAAGACCGTCACTGCCGACGAGAAGAAGAAGCTGGTGCAGCAACTCGGCCTGCGCATCGCCGCGGGGATCAACGCCGCCGCTCCACTCGCCCCGACCGGCCTGGCCGCCGCGGTCCTGCTCAGTCACGACCGCCGCGCGCTCAGCGAGACCGAGATCCTCGACCGCGCCGAGTTCCTCCACACGGCGGCCCTGGATGCGGGCGCGCATGGCTCGAGCGATTCGATTCGCGATGTGGTGCGAAACGCTGTCGAATCTCTCTGCGCGGACGGGACGCTCGTCCCGCACGAAGCCGGTGGAGAGCGCTTCTACGCGGTCCCGGAAGAGCGGCGGATCGCGCTCGACTACCACAAGAACGGGATCCTCCATTTTCTCGTGGCTCCCGCGATCCTCTCGGCAGCGCTCCGCTCCTTCCGCGGGCAGGCGGCGCCCCACGCCGACCTGCTGCGACGCGCCCGGGAAGCGTCGCGGCTCGTCAAGTACGAATTCATCTTTCCGCCCGGCAAGAGCCTGGAGTCGACGGTGGACGAGACGTTCGCGCTGCTCCTGCGCTGGGGGCTCGTGGAGCGCGCCGGCGACGCCGTCCAGCCGGCCGCACGCGGGCTGCGGATGCTGTCGCTGCTGGCGGAGCTGCTGCGGCCATTCGGCGAGGCGGCCTGGGTAGCGGCGGACGGCCTGAAGCTTCTCCTCGGCGGCCCCTTGCCGGGACGGGAGTGGATGCGGCAGACGCTCGACCGCGGGCGGGCGGCGTATCTCGCGGGGCGGATCCTCCGACTGGAGGCGCTCACCAAGCCGACGCTGGAGAATGCGCTCCAGATGCTTCGCGATCGCGGAGCGGTGGTGGGGGCGAAGATCCAGCTCACGCCGGACTGGGCGTCGAAGGAGAAGATCGCCGCGCTGGCGGACGAGGTCGATCTGTTCCTGCGGTAG
- the groL gene encoding chaperonin GroEL yields the protein MAAKEISFHQAAREQILRGVKILSDAVAVTLGPKGRNVVLEKSFGAPTITKDGVTVAKEIDLGDRFQNMGAQMVREVATKTSDVAGDGTTTATVLAAAIYGEGMRLVAAGHNPMALKRGIEQAVTAVVDELKKLSTKTQGKTEIAQVGAISSNGDETIGNIIADAMEKVGKEGVITVEEAKGLETTLKVVEGMQFDRGYISPYFVTDPARMVVELEDPFILITEKKISAMADLIPLLEQVVRTGRPILIVAEEVEGEALATLVVNKLRGTLKVAAVKAPGFGDRRKEMLKDIAVLTGGQVVAEELGKKLEQVGINDLGRCKRITIDKDNTTLVDGAGQKRDIEGRIKQIRAQIEETTSDYDKEKLQERLAKLAGGVAVVQVGAATETEMKDKKARVEDALHATRAAVEEGIVPGGGVAFLRARKALGKMKVSGDEAVGVQIVRRAVEEPLRRIVGNAGLEGSIVLQKVEEGQAGFGYNARTDKYEDLVAAGVIDPTKVARTALQNAASVASLLLTTEAMVAEKPKKKTKAAPAGGGGMGGMGGMGGMGGMGGMDYGGGDDLDY from the coding sequence ATGGCGGCGAAGGAGATCAGCTTTCACCAGGCGGCGCGCGAGCAGATCCTGCGGGGAGTGAAGATCCTCTCCGATGCGGTGGCTGTGACACTCGGCCCCAAGGGGCGCAACGTCGTGCTGGAGAAGTCGTTCGGCGCTCCCACCATCACCAAGGACGGCGTCACGGTCGCGAAGGAAATCGACCTCGGCGACCGCTTCCAGAACATGGGCGCGCAGATGGTGCGCGAGGTGGCCACCAAGACCAGCGACGTCGCCGGAGACGGCACGACCACCGCCACCGTGCTCGCGGCGGCGATCTACGGCGAGGGAATGCGCCTGGTTGCGGCGGGCCACAATCCGATGGCGCTCAAGCGCGGCATCGAGCAGGCGGTCACCGCCGTCGTCGACGAGCTGAAGAAGCTCAGCACGAAGACCCAGGGCAAGACCGAGATCGCCCAGGTCGGCGCCATCTCCTCCAACGGCGACGAGACCATCGGCAACATCATCGCCGACGCCATGGAGAAGGTCGGCAAGGAAGGCGTGATCACCGTCGAGGAGGCCAAAGGCCTCGAGACCACGCTGAAGGTGGTCGAAGGCATGCAGTTCGACCGCGGGTACATCTCGCCGTACTTCGTGACCGATCCGGCGCGGATGGTCGTGGAGCTGGAGGATCCCTTCATCCTCATCACCGAGAAGAAGATCAGCGCGATGGCCGATCTCATCCCGCTCCTCGAGCAGGTGGTGCGGACCGGCCGACCCATTCTCATCGTGGCGGAGGAAGTCGAAGGCGAGGCGCTCGCGACGCTGGTGGTGAACAAGCTGCGCGGCACGCTCAAGGTCGCCGCGGTGAAGGCGCCGGGTTTCGGCGATCGCCGCAAGGAGATGCTGAAGGACATCGCCGTCCTCACTGGCGGGCAGGTCGTCGCCGAGGAGCTCGGCAAGAAGCTGGAACAGGTCGGAATCAACGACCTCGGCCGCTGCAAGCGGATCACCATCGACAAGGACAACACCACGCTGGTCGACGGCGCCGGCCAGAAGCGCGACATCGAAGGGCGCATCAAGCAGATCCGGGCGCAGATCGAGGAGACCACCTCGGACTACGACAAGGAGAAGCTGCAGGAACGGCTGGCGAAGCTGGCCGGCGGCGTGGCCGTGGTGCAGGTCGGAGCCGCGACCGAGACGGAGATGAAGGACAAGAAGGCGCGCGTCGAGGACGCGCTTCACGCCACCCGGGCTGCCGTCGAAGAAGGAATCGTGCCGGGCGGCGGCGTCGCCTTCCTTCGCGCCCGCAAGGCGCTCGGGAAGATGAAGGTCTCCGGCGACGAAGCGGTCGGTGTCCAGATCGTCCGCCGCGCCGTGGAGGAGCCCCTGCGACGCATCGTCGGCAACGCCGGACTGGAAGGAAGCATCGTCCTTCAGAAGGTCGAGGAAGGCCAGGCTGGATTCGGGTACAACGCGCGCACCGACAAGTACGAAGACCTGGTCGCCGCGGGCGTGATCGATCCCACCAAGGTGGCCCGGACGGCGCTGCAGAACGCGGCATCCGTCGCCAGCCTCCTGCTCACCACCGAAGCGATGGTCGCCGAAAAACCGAAGAAGAAGACCAAGGCGGCGCCGGCCGGTGGCGGGGGGATGGGAGGCATGGGTGGCATGGGTGGGATGGGCGGAATGGGGGGTATGGATTACGGCGGCGGCGACGACCTGGATTACTGA
- a CDS encoding response regulator: protein MPKTLLLADDSRTIQQAVNMTFAGEDVKLITASDGEAALQAAKQSKPDLILADVTMPKLSGYELCQRVRGEASLKDVPVLLLGGPAPIDPAKAMAVGANGHMPKPFDSAKLIEHVKTILANPKAKPVMAPAFSAPSKPPAPPARNSNPPQPVPRPAISAPAVSPGAGSTMVMARPPMPAGATPKAPFSTPTSNPPRPPAVPRPAPSAPPPAPRPPPPPAKPPVPGAPVARPTAPPASKPPPPPPRPSQPPAASRPPPPAAQAFDDEDIPLDEEVVEETATPTPTPLRPVPSAAHKPALSVVPPPGDGGEALLREALSRASREVIEKIAWEVVPELAETIIREELERLIKERGA from the coding sequence ATGCCCAAGACCCTGCTCCTCGCCGACGATTCCAGGACCATCCAGCAGGCGGTCAACATGACGTTTGCGGGCGAGGACGTGAAGCTGATCACGGCAAGCGACGGAGAAGCGGCGCTCCAGGCGGCGAAGCAGTCGAAACCTGACCTCATTCTCGCCGACGTCACGATGCCGAAGCTCAGCGGGTACGAGCTCTGTCAGCGCGTGCGCGGCGAGGCTTCGTTGAAGGACGTCCCGGTGCTGCTGCTCGGCGGGCCGGCGCCCATCGACCCAGCCAAGGCGATGGCGGTGGGCGCGAACGGGCATATGCCGAAGCCGTTCGACAGCGCGAAGCTCATCGAGCACGTCAAGACCATCCTGGCGAATCCAAAGGCAAAACCGGTCATGGCGCCCGCTTTTTCGGCGCCGTCGAAGCCGCCGGCGCCTCCAGCGCGCAATTCGAATCCGCCGCAGCCGGTGCCGAGGCCTGCCATCTCCGCGCCTGCCGTATCGCCGGGCGCCGGGAGCACGATGGTGATGGCGCGGCCGCCCATGCCTGCGGGCGCCACCCCGAAAGCTCCTTTCTCGACGCCGACGTCGAACCCGCCTCGTCCGCCGGCCGTCCCGAGGCCCGCCCCATCCGCTCCGCCGCCGGCACCGAGACCGCCGCCGCCCCCCGCGAAACCGCCCGTGCCGGGCGCGCCCGTTGCCAGGCCCACCGCGCCCCCGGCGTCGAAGCCGCCGCCTCCGCCGCCGCGGCCGTCGCAGCCTCCGGCCGCCTCGCGTCCGCCCCCTCCGGCGGCGCAAGCCTTCGACGACGAGGACATACCGCTCGACGAGGAAGTGGTCGAAGAGACTGCAACGCCGACACCGACGCCGCTGCGGCCCGTACCCTCGGCGGCGCACAAGCCTGCTCTCAGCGTGGTTCCTCCTCCGGGTGACGGAGGCGAGGCGCTGCTCCGCGAAGCGCTGTCCCGGGCGAGTCGGGAAGTCATCGAAAAGATCGCCTGGGAAGTCGTGCCGGAGCTGGCGGAGACCATCATCCGCGAAGAGCTCGAGCGGCTGATCAAGGAGCGGGGCGCGTAG
- a CDS encoding response regulator yields the protein MSKRILLIDSDEGFAQGLTKAIKARGFAAALATDSEQGMSLAKKHNPDLIVVCVEAQPTNGYMLCTRLKKDDQLKDIPVILTSANATPDSFEKHKKLKTRAEEYLIKPFAPQAMLEKASQLLGVKLPAEDGQDERGDDDSLALGDLLESDEEPISLSAADVAEARSALTEEPLVVDEVEEVVEVSEGDRGGDDELEMFDKAFDSLGSAGGQVVTGPTRRFAEGLATSPEKAPKEPTELTAPDDDAVLRSLTQGDGEPVPARARGKDVKPDKDLARLKQELKAKDEQLLELNDHARELKDEAIKREAAAKALQQRADALAVAAKKLEREKGGSDDFKTRVKQLEKQLEQARGEKDLLAEERDELKKQLEEAQASAGQNEDRAVKAYAKIKNDEKLREKARKALEIALQLLETAAEHEDDESEKSA from the coding sequence GTGTCCAAGAGAATCCTGCTCATCGATTCCGACGAAGGTTTCGCGCAGGGTCTCACGAAGGCCATCAAGGCGCGGGGATTTGCCGCGGCGCTGGCCACCGACAGCGAGCAGGGGATGTCGCTCGCGAAGAAGCACAATCCCGATCTGATCGTCGTCTGTGTCGAGGCGCAGCCCACCAACGGCTACATGCTCTGCACGCGGCTGAAGAAGGACGATCAGCTCAAGGACATCCCCGTCATCCTCACCTCCGCCAACGCGACTCCGGACAGCTTCGAGAAGCACAAGAAGCTGAAGACGCGGGCCGAGGAGTACCTGATCAAGCCCTTCGCGCCCCAGGCGATGCTGGAGAAGGCCTCGCAGCTGCTCGGCGTCAAGCTGCCGGCGGAGGACGGCCAGGATGAGCGCGGTGACGACGACTCTCTCGCTCTCGGCGACTTGTTGGAGAGCGACGAGGAACCGATCTCGCTCTCGGCCGCGGACGTCGCGGAAGCGCGCAGCGCGCTGACGGAAGAGCCGCTGGTCGTCGACGAGGTGGAAGAGGTCGTCGAAGTCTCCGAAGGGGATCGCGGCGGTGACGACGAGCTCGAGATGTTCGACAAGGCCTTCGATTCGCTCGGCTCCGCCGGTGGGCAGGTGGTCACCGGGCCCACCAGGCGCTTCGCGGAGGGGCTCGCGACGTCACCGGAGAAGGCGCCGAAGGAGCCCACCGAGTTGACCGCGCCGGACGACGACGCCGTGCTCCGCTCGCTGACGCAGGGAGATGGCGAACCCGTTCCTGCGCGGGCGCGCGGGAAGGACGTCAAGCCGGACAAGGACCTCGCGAGGCTGAAGCAGGAGCTGAAGGCGAAGGACGAGCAGCTGCTGGAGCTCAACGACCACGCGCGGGAGCTCAAGGACGAGGCCATCAAGCGGGAAGCCGCGGCGAAAGCGTTGCAGCAGCGCGCTGACGCGCTCGCCGTCGCGGCGAAGAAGCTGGAGCGCGAAAAGGGCGGATCGGACGACTTCAAGACGCGCGTCAAGCAGCTGGAGAAGCAGCTGGAGCAGGCGCGCGGCGAGAAGGACCTGCTCGCCGAAGAGCGCGACGAGCTGAAGAAGCAGCTCGAGGAAGCGCAGGCCAGCGCCGGGCAGAACGAGGACCGCGCGGTGAAAGCCTACGCGAAGATCAAGAACGACGAGAAGCTCCGGGAGAAGGCGCGCAAGGCGCTGGAGATCGCGCTGCAGCTTCTCGAGACGGCGGCCGAGCACGAAGACGACGAGTCGGAGAAATCCGCCTGA
- a CDS encoding type III pantothenate kinase, which translates to MLLAIDVGNTNTVLGVFDANRLRDSFRVQTEKDRTGDEYGLQIKSLFDFAGLRISDVHDVIVSSVVPPMVFSLEQMSKRFFGRKPLFVGPGVKTGMPVLYDNPREVGADRIVNAVAAYDKWPQGLVIVDFGTATTFDAVTPKGEYLGGAIAPGIAISMEALFHRASKLPRVGFERPEHVVGRNTVASMQSGLVYGYVGLVDGICARMKDELGFPVKVVATGGLAPLIGSVSRQIEVVDDQLTLDGLRIIYQRNAGDR; encoded by the coding sequence ATGCTGCTCGCGATCGACGTCGGAAACACCAACACCGTGCTGGGAGTCTTCGACGCGAACAGGCTGCGCGATTCCTTCCGCGTGCAGACGGAAAAGGATCGCACCGGCGACGAGTACGGGCTGCAGATCAAGTCTCTCTTCGATTTCGCGGGGCTGCGCATCTCCGACGTGCACGACGTGATCGTCTCCAGCGTCGTGCCGCCCATGGTGTTTTCCCTCGAGCAGATGTCGAAGCGCTTCTTCGGGCGCAAGCCGCTCTTCGTCGGGCCCGGCGTGAAGACGGGAATGCCGGTCCTCTACGACAATCCCCGCGAGGTGGGCGCCGACCGCATCGTCAACGCGGTTGCGGCCTACGACAAATGGCCGCAGGGCCTGGTGATCGTCGACTTCGGCACCGCCACCACCTTCGACGCGGTCACGCCCAAGGGCGAGTATCTCGGCGGCGCCATCGCCCCTGGAATCGCCATCTCGATGGAGGCCCTGTTCCACCGGGCTTCCAAGCTGCCGCGCGTGGGCTTCGAGAGGCCGGAGCACGTCGTCGGGCGCAATACCGTCGCGTCGATGCAGAGCGGCCTGGTCTACGGATACGTGGGATTGGTCGACGGCATCTGCGCCCGGATGAAGGACGAGCTGGGCTTCCCGGTGAAGGTCGTCGCCACCGGCGGGCTGGCTCCGCTGATCGGATCGGTGTCCCGGCAGATCGAGGTGGTGGACGACCAGCTGACGCTCGATGGCCTGAGGATCATCTATCAGCGCAACGCGGGCGACCGGTGA